A window of Corythoichthys intestinalis isolate RoL2023-P3 chromosome 14, ASM3026506v1, whole genome shotgun sequence contains these coding sequences:
- the tmem70 gene encoding transmembrane protein 70, mitochondrial, giving the protein MLIYNANMLSLNSMFRARVCFITNSLSSARSAGTRPKAPWCLSGFGQPRGNHLHVVRRSPLNLKIKVQSLTPSSYLSTCAQSEDGNLIYTGSLGTAVRGVKFFSYSTSAASLFLMPQILLKTGIGVQSLALQVVFCGIIGCFTFLTPLFLHLLTKGYVIRLYHNPERDTYTAITYSVFLTELRTVFHQKQVSIPAVSKMFTTFYANNTGMLVNPDMFSLPQDYNHLMGYDKPFTLKAEYMDRP; this is encoded by the exons ATGCTCATTTACAACGCTAACATGCTTTCTCTTAATAGCATGTTTAGGGCACGAGTTTGTTTCATTACTAACTCTTTGAGTTCCGCACGCAGTGCTGGCACTCGACCTAAAGCCCCGTGGTGCCTGTCAGGATTCGGACAACCGAGGGGAAATCACCTCCATGTTGTTAGAAGGTCGCCGCTTAACCTGAAAATCAAG gtgcaGTCTCTCACGCCATCGTCATATCTTTCTACCTGCGCTCAATCTGAAGATGGGAATCTTATTTACACAGGCAGTCTGGGAACCGCAGTTCGTG GGGTGAAGTTCTTCTCTTACAGCACAAGCGCGGCCAGTCTCTTTCTCATGCCACAGATCCTCTTGAAAACTGGAATCGGCGTCCAGAGCCTTGCCCTCCAAGTGGTTTTCTGCGGCATTATCGGCTGCTTCACCTTCCTTACCCCATTGTTCCTCCACCTTCTTACCAAGGGTTACGTCATTCGTCTGTACCACAACCCGGAGCGGGACACCTATACCGCAATAACCTACAGCGTCTTCCTGACTGAGCTAAGGACAGTCTTTCATCAGAAGCAGGTCAGTATACCAGCTGTCAGCAAGATGTTCACCACCTTCTACGCCAACAACACGGGGATGCTGGTGAACCCCGATATGTTCTCCCTGCCTCAGGACTACAATCACCTGATGGGCTATGATAAGCCTTTCACTTTAAAAGCAGAATACATGGACAGACCGTGA
- the LOC130929560 gene encoding cytochrome P450 7A1, whose product MIISIALIWAVMVGFCCILWLAVGIRRRQPREPAVENGFIPYLGCALQFGANPLQFLHSRQKKYGHIFTCKIAGQYIHFLCDPFSYHSVIRQGRHLDWRKFHFATSVKAFGHDSFDPRHGHTTENLHQTFLKTLQGEALPSLIESMMGHLQDVMLKSNTLSPSKDNWEVDGIFAFCYKVMFESGYLTLFGKELGEDKGQTRLAAQKALVLNALENFKEFDKIFPALVAGLPIHVFKSAYSARENLAKTMHAEKLSRRENVSDLISMRMILNDSLSTFNDLSKARTHVALLWASQANTLPATFWSLFYMIRSPDAMKAAREEVQRVLAASCQTVNPNDPTLSLKREQLDNMPVLDSIIKEAMRLSSASMNVRIAKEDFLLHLDNQEAYRIRKDDVIALYPPMLHYDPEIYEDPYEYKFDRFLDENGQEKSTFYRNGRKLRYFCMPFGSGVTKCPGRFFAMYEIKQFLTLVLSYFEMELLDPAIKVPPLDQSRAGLGILQPTYDIDFRYKLKCNF is encoded by the exons GCAGCCAAGAGAGCCCGCAGTTGAAAACGGCTTCATCCCCTATCTTGGTTGCGCCTTGCAATTCGGGGCCAACCCTCTCCAGTTCCTCCATAGTCGTCAAAAGAAGTACGGCCACATTTTCACATGCAAGATCGCGGGCCAGTACATTCACTTCCTGTGTGACCCCTTCTCTTACCACTCAGTCATCCGACAAGGTAGACACCTGGACTGGAGGAAATTCCACTTTGCTACATCAGTAAAG GCATTTGGCCACGACAGCTTCGACCCTCGGCACGGCCACACCACAGAAAATCTCCACCAGACATTTCTGAAGACACTGCAAGGAGAAGCATTGCCTTCCCTGATTGAGAGCATGATGGGACACCTCCAAGATGTCATGTTAAAGTCCAACACACTCAGTCCCAGCAAGGATAACTGGGAAGTGGACGGCATATTTGCTTTTTGCTACAAG GTGATGTTTGAATCAGGTTACCTGACATTGTTCGGTAAAGAGCTCGGCGAGGATAAGGGCCAGACCCGGCTGGCTGCTCAGAAGGCCTTGGTGCTGAACGCCTTGGAGAATTTCAAAGAGTTTGACAAGATCTTCCCAGCTTTGGTGGCTGGCCTGCCTATCCACGTCTTCAAAAGTGCCTACAGCGCCAGAGAG AATCTAGCCAAAACAATGCACGCCGAGAAGCTGTCCAGGCGGGAGAATGTTTCGGATCTGATCTCCATGAGGATGATCCTCAACGATTCCTTATCCACCTTCAATGATTTGAGCAAGGCGAGAACTCACGTTGCTCTGCTCTGGGCTTCGCAGGCGAATACCTTACCTGCAACTTTTTGGAGTCTTTTTTACATGATTAG GAGCCCAGATGCAATGAAAGCAGCTCGTGAGGAGGTGCAGAGAGTTCTGGCGGCTTCGTGTCAGACCGTTAACCCAAATGACCCCACGTTGAGCTTGAAAAGGGAGCAACTGGACAACATGCCTGTTTTGG ACAGCATCATAAAGGAAGCCATGCGTCTATCCAGCGCGTCCATGAACGTGCGGATTGCcaaagaggactttttacttcacCTCGACAACCAGGAGGCTTACCGAATTAGGAAAGACGACGTCATAGCGCTTTACCCACCCATGCTACACTACGATCCAGAGATCTACGAAGACCCATAC GAGTATAAATTCGACCGATTCCTGGATGAAAACGGGCAAGAGAAAAGCACTTTTTATCGCAACGGAAGGAAATTACGTTACTTTTGCATGCCCTTCGGCTCCGGGGTCACCAAATGCCCCGGtcgattttttgccatgtatgaAATTAAGCAGTTCTTGACGCTGGTTTTGTCTTATTTTGAAATGGAACTTCTGGATCCCGCGATCAAAGTCCCGCCTCTTGACCAGTCACGCGCCGGTTTAGGAATCCTTCAACCGACGTATGATATCGATTTTAGATACAAATTGAAATGCAACTTTTAA